The following is a genomic window from Babesia bovis T2Bo chromosome 4 map unlocalized Chr4_1, whole genome shotgun sequence.
TAATGACAATGTAATACAGGGGAACCAAAGGGAACACTGCACCGATTGTTCAGAGGCACCATCGTTTTTTGCAGACACATCGGCATCTTCTATGGTTGGGGATGACAACCGATTTACATACGTGGTTCAGGGCCATGTAAATTATGACAACCTTCATTCATCATATAGTAACAATTTAGAAAGTGATGACATGGAATTATTCATGTCATTTGACCGTATGAATAGTAACAATGATACGGGAAAAGAAAGAAAAGGTGATTCGAAGTCGTGCATTACTTCATTTACCAGTATTAATCACGGTGAAGGTTGCAAATCTGATTTCGGTGGTAGTAATATTGATTCATCTGTTACGTCAGATCCACCGCTAAGTTATAAAACAGATGAACCAAGGTTTACTGAACACGATGTGGGCGATTACAATGGTGGTGTACTGCTGTGCGATGCCCCTGTTTCCTCGCCATCTGTATCATTGCATTCTGGTGGATTTGAATTGCAACCTTCATCTAGTACGTCCGGTGGTATCAAGTATCCAAATACAGATAGTATTATAAAGACTGATTATAATATGCGTGACGATAATAATGGTGAAATAAGGTCACTCAAGTCTCGACGTACTTCGAAAATACATCGTTCCACTACACCTCATTCATCCAATGATATAGCTGATTCATTACGTCCTTGGTACAGAGGTAAATTTAGATaaatttcattttcatttgtCTTCAAGAAGTATTCTGGGTTCCAAGCATTTCGCGTTGGCGTACATCTTATAATGATGAATTTGGTCTCCGCCACACGAAGACATTTACTCCATCTTTTTTCGGTGGTGTTAAAGCAGCCTATGATGCTGCTGTTGAGTATAAAACTGCCGTGGAGCGTATTTGCCGTGCTACTGGCATTAGTGATGAAGAACGCGTGACATTGAGGCGCAATGCTGACATGTCATTGAAGCGTAAACGTTTACCTCGTTGCTCCAATAGTGATTCTGAATCTTCACCATCGACAAGCAATACTGGAAATAGACCTGCTTTACTGTCAACTACACGTTTATTGAAATCGGTTGATGAACCTATTACTGTGGAACCTAAGTTAAGCGCTCCACCTACAAACGATGGTCCAAGTACATCTAATCAATTTGATAAGTTATCTAAGCAGATTCCAAgttcaatatatacaaatgctGAGTAACGGCGAAATTAgcatttaatattttaagTTTTGAAATCAGTAAGTTTTATAGTCCATTAAAAAATGTGACTTGGCACATTATCCTCAATCTcgcatttatattttgcTTTATACTTGATGGTTTGTAACATAACTACTAGTGTTTCCGCGAGGCATTTTGCCGAGCGCTTATTATCGGAGGTCCCTCTCAAGGGCTCTGATGATTCTTGCGATAAGGAGCCATGTTCGGTAATTTTACTGTTACACATCGTTATAATTGTTTATGATAGGATGATCATAGTTCCAACTGTGGCACTCATGGCTCATTCCCTCCTGGTTTTGGTCATGACAACTCTGCTGTAagcatatatgttattttctAATGTATAAAGGAACGTGAGCTTTTTGAGCGTGATATTTCAGACAAGTATCGGGGATGCCAGCTGTTGGTTGTGGAGACTGTTGTTCGATATTTTCCAGGTTACGTGAAGAGGGTAAAGCTGCTTATACTTCTGGCAACTACAAATTGGCATCGAACTTCTACGATAAGGTCGGTTGATATCAGCATTATCTGGTTGTAATATTCCCATAGATTTTGATACAACtggattacacatttactGATGACCCTGAGTGGAAAGCGAAATTTCGGGAGATTGAGACAAGTTCGCACATGAATTTGGGTCTTTGTCGATTCCGTTTGAAGGAATATCGCCAGGCTATTTTTCATTGTAATCGGGTATGTGTATAAGGCTAATATCTCTTACAAGGGCGTAGGTATTGTCTTTCAGCGAGAACCACGTAAAGGCTTTAATACGGCGTGGTCTTTGTTATATGCATCTCTCTGAATATTCCAAGGCTGCAGAGGTTGTCCATCAGATAATACAGTTTATGTATCCATAGGATTTCAAAAAGGTCTTGGAAATTGAAGATGACAATTGCACTGCACGTGAGCAGCTAATTGCCATAGACAAGCTCGTGAGTGTACATTaaggatatatatacctgTTGCAGCGTCAAAGTGATGCCCATAGCGAAAGATCACTATACACCGCCATGCTAGGTGTGAAAGACGATGCTGGTCATATTTCCAAGTAGACCTAGAGGCATTCTTCCAACGTTGTAGACAGGGATAACATTATTGACAATAAACTGCGGGTCAGCAGCatatccaatatatatttcccctaaataatattttggatattatattatttttattataGTTTCATAAAATTTGTTATTTGTGTCGCCTTCCCCATCGGCGCGTGGTATCTACTTAGGGACTCTCGTGTTACATTCAACAGTTTTTTGTTAACACATTAGGTATACcattgttattatatagCACAATTTCAGCGCTGGTTGCTGCTCTATTGGGAGTCCAAGTTATAGGCGCTTTAGTTACCTTTTGGATGTTTGTCGTTGCTAATTTTGctattttataaaatggcTATAAACGTGACTATAAAAATAAGCGGTGGCGAGACATTTGTTGTCGAGGTAGAGTTATCGATGACTATTTTGGAGCTTAAGGGAAAATGTGCCGATCGAGCTGGCGCTACTCCAGAAAACCAGCGTTTGATATTTAAAGGTAGATATATGCATAATATTGTAACATTGTTTTCAGGACGCATTGTGAAGGATGAAGACACTTTGGAGTCGCTGAAGGTCGAGGATGGCAACACTATTCACCTGGTTAGAAGTGGAGTTAAGCGCACATCACCTCCACCTTCTGTCTCTGGTACCCGTGAGTTTAGTTACTTATATGAATCATATCCATCACAGAATCTGAATCATGTCCTTTAAGTGCTCCTACGGGAATGCCTGGTACATCCAATGTTACCCCTCCCACGTTTACGCCAGATGCTTTTCCATTTCCTCAGTCTGGGCAATTTAACCCTGAGATGCTCAATCAGATGATGCAGGGTGCAGGTGGTTTTGGTGGAATGCCTGGCATGGGTGGTATACCGGGTGTGGATGACTTTAATCCTCAGACTGCTGCTGCTTTATTCAATAACCCAATGATTCAAGACATGATGCAGCAGATTGCGAACAACCCTCAGTTGTTTAAGGACATTGTCAGCAGCAATCCTATGTTGCAGCCTATGGTTCAGCAGAATCCTATGTTATCTTATATGATGAACAACCCTGAGCTTTTGCGCAATATGATGCGTCCAGGGGTTCTTCAGGCAGGTTTGCAGTTACATCAAAGTATGCAGCAGCAACCACAATCTGCTGGTGCGAATGTTGGAAACCCATTGATGTCCGCTGGTGGTTATCCTGGGTTTGCATTTCCTACTTCGATGCCTGCGGACACTCGTCCACCTGAGGAGCGTTATGCATTTCAGCTTCAGACATTGCAGGAGATGGGATTTACAAATCGTGATGAGAATATCAGCGTATTGAATTTAACAAATGGCGACATTTCTGCAGCTATCAGTCGTCTATTAGAGGCTCGTGGCAACCCATCAGTTTGATGTACAGTCACTAATGTATTTTTTTATTTATcgtgatatatttaattttatGAAAGAGTTTTTAAAATGCCGCATGCTACATCGTTTAAGCTGTACATCTATTCATTTATCAGCAATGATAAATCGAGAATAGTGCCGGGGTGTATCCTTGGCATGTAGCATGACATTGAGAAATTGAAATAGAAGGTTTCAGTAGCTTGTACAAATATGTAAGACCTTTTAATAAGACAATCAATGTCCGTGTCCCTGTTTAGCCGTGTGTTTCGATTTCGAATTGTATTTGATAATCTGCCTTATAAGGACGGTTGCAAAGGTTCCGGACATCGATACCCATTGTACCGGTGTCATGTAATGGTTGAATCTGAAAATAGAGATCAGTGAGCTTGCGATCTTCCGTACTGTAGTCATTAGTGTGGTATACAAGCTTCCATATAGCTTGAGGCATATTACGATGACTATTTGTCCTATGCTGGCTGCCAATGACAGCAGCATTATATAGCCCCAAAGCTCGGGTGAGTTGGCAAGAATTTTGAACGGCATTAGGCCTTCGAAAATGAATACCGTGGCAGCGACTATTGGGAAACCGAAGAAGTTGAGTATGAAGAGCAGCAAGAACGGATGGATATCCCTAAGAGAAAGCATCTTGTCCTCGATGGGACCGGTAACACCGTCCCAAAATAGTGAGAAGAGGCACATGAACAATCCAAATGGCGTGTTTTCACCTTCCATCCTAATATTCTTC
Proteins encoded in this region:
- a CDS encoding AP2 domain family protein; amino-acid sequence: MPEMCGLVECPLTVRMLRRLPVLNGISYDDRRRRWCVRVPSEICDFGQPLYFSATESDASTAWLSAAYHWCRLILSHVRNDVDQCSCGVCQIPTDDPADGVRLSAYDFSESSADGIYASAIVPYGGCNSSSVWSSSDGDNILSNCNCMSYSFPGVLPDGVNSPDAMISSSEISGMILNSDLDLHSNIDYHLSSVDSCFGNITVSESAKTVANENIGTGNLKDKMVNRRFGCIKPTPGICREKKRNAFGKHVAHSSTIRECDHDENGRTGVSNNTYASKRRYPKPTSDKSRAYSSLVHALSYDNDNVIQGNQREHCTDCSEAPSFFADTSASSMVGDDNRFTYVVQGHVNYDNLHSSYSNNLESDDMELFMSFDRMNSNNDTGKERKGDSKSCITSFTSINHGEGCKSDFGGSNIDSSVTSDPPLSYKTDEPRFTEHDVGDYNGGVLLCDAPVSSPSVSLHSGGFELQPSSSTSGGIKYPNTDSIIKTDYNMRDDNNGEIRSLKSRRTSKIHRSTTPHSSNDIADSLRPWYREVFWVPSISRWRTSYNDEFGLRHTKTFTPSFFGGVKAAYDAAVEYKTAVERICRATGISDEERVTLRRNADMSLKRKRLPRCSNSDSESSPSTSNTGNRPALLSTTRLLKSVDEPITVEPKLSAPPTNDGPSTSNQFDKLSKQIPSSIYTNAE
- a CDS encoding Tetratricopeptide repeat family protein encodes the protein MVCNITTSVSARHFAERLLSEVPLKGSDDSCDKEPCSDDHSSNCGTHGSFPPGFGHDNSAERELFERDISDKYRGCQLLREEGKAAYTSGNYKLASNFYDKILIQLDYTFTDDPEWKAKFREIETSSHMNLGLCRFRLKEYRQAIFHCNRVLSFSENHVKALIRRGLCYMHLSEYSKAAEDFKKVLEIEDDNCTAREQLIAIDKLRQSDAHSERSLYTAMLGVKDDAGHISK
- a CDS encoding Ubiquitin family protein, which gives rise to MAINVTIKISGGETFVVEVELSMTILELKGKCADRAGATPENQRLIFKGRIVKDEDTLESLKVEDGNTIHLVRSGVKRTSPPPSVSGTQSESCPLSAPTGMPGTSNVTPPTFTPDAFPFPQSGQFNPEMLNQMMQGAGGFGGMPGMGGIPGVDDFNPQTAAALFNNPMIQDMMQQIANNPQLFKDIVSSNPMLQPMVQQNPMLSYMMNNPELLRNMMRPGVLQAGLQLHQSMQQQPQSAGANVGNPLMSAGGYPGFAFPTSMPADTRPPEERYAFQLQTLQEMGFTNRDENISVLNLTNGDISAAISRLLEARGNPSV